A stretch of Vigna angularis cultivar LongXiaoDou No.4 chromosome 4, ASM1680809v1, whole genome shotgun sequence DNA encodes these proteins:
- the LOC108330757 gene encoding LIM domain-containing protein WLIM1 has translation MASFAGTTQKCKACEKTVYLVDQLTADNKIYHKSCFRCYHCNGTLKLSNYCSFEGVLYCKPHFDQLFKKTGSLEKSFEGIPRTARLERSADQVQTNSKVSNLFAGTQEKCVACKKTVYPIEKVAVDGTSYHKACFRCTHGGCVISPSNYVAHEHRLYCRHHHTQLFKQKGNFSQLDKQENDEGVTENTTTE, from the exons ATGGCATCATTTGCAGGGACTACCCAGAAGTGCAAAGCATGTGAGAAGACAGTGTATTTGGTGGATCAGCTCACTGCTGACAACAAGATCTATCACAAATCCTGTTTCAGATGCTACCACTGCAACGGTACCCTCAAG CTGAGTAACTATTGTTCCTTTGAGGGTGTTTTATACTGTAAGCCTCATTTTGATCAACTCTTTAAGAAGACTGGTAGCTTGGAGAAAAGTTTTGAAG GTATTCCAAGAACTGCTAGACTTGAAAGATCTGCTGATCAG GTCCAAACCAATAGCAAGGTTTCAAATTTATTTGCTGGAACTCAGGAAAAATGTGTTGCTTGCAAGAAAACAGTGTACCCAATTGAAAAG gtAGCTGTTGATGGAACATCTTACCATAAGGCTTGTTTCAGGTGCACTCATGGAGGATGTGTAATTAGCCCATCAAATTATGTTGCCCATGAACACCGTCTTTATTGTAGGCACCATCACACTCAGTTGTTCAAGCAGAAAGGTAACTTTAGCCAACTCGACAAGCAAGAAAATGATGAAGGGGTAACCGAGAACACAACAACAGAGTAG
- the LOC108331085 gene encoding uncharacterized protein LOC108331085, which yields MGNCQAIDAATLVIQHPNGKVDKFYAPVSATHVMKTNPGHYVALLISSTTLCPTKHIQNCPNQSDHKANTNTNTNISNNNPVRLTRIKLLKPTDNLLLGQVYRLITTKEVMKGLREKQKAKMRQNVVESVHKPDLEKEKLPRRPDIEDNKVMAKPERGRARITAPTNNGGGATAKTRLWQPSLQSISESAS from the exons atggGAAATTGCCAAGCCATCGATGCAGCAACACTGGTGATTCAGCACCCCAATGGGAAAGTAGACAAGTTTTATGCACCTGTGAGTGCCACACATGTAATGAAAACCAACCCTGGTCACTATGTTGCTCTTCTCATCTCCTCCACCACATTATGTCCAACCAAACACATTCAAAATTGCCCCAATCAGAGTGACCACAAAGCtaacaccaacaccaacaccaacatCAGCAACAACAACCCAGTTCGTTTAACTCGCATCAAGCTTCTCAAGCCCACCGACAACCTTCTTCTTGGTCAAGTTTATAGGCTCATCACAACAAAAG AGGTCATGAAGGGTCTCAGGGAAAAGCAAAAGGCAAAGATGAGGCAGAACGTGGTAGAGTCAGTTCACAAGCCAGATTTGGAGAAAGAGAAACTGCCAAGGAGGCCTGATATCGAGGACAATAAG GTAATGGCGAAACCTGAAAGAGGTCGAGCAAGGATAACAGCACCAACTAATAATGGTGGTGGTGCCACAGCTAAGACAAGATTATGGCAACCTTCTTTACAAAGTATCTCGGAGTCTGCCAGCTGA